A single region of the Caballeronia insecticola genome encodes:
- a CDS encoding amino acid--[acyl-carrier-protein] ligase, whose amino-acid sequence MNMPTEQAAMISADEQAQTQETQAPYDKSDVTLRDRLIEAGILLDTGEDGLYGRSEVFEDIVERLNQAITMLGADQHAEVLRFPPAMRRRDFEDSEYLKSFPNLAGTIHSFQGNDRGHHRLLEALDKIVHIGEEEERSDDWMDQQKPTRLVLTPAACYPIYPLVAKRGKLAEQGAIFDAFSYCFRHEPSIDPGRMQMFRMREYIRVGSPEQVMDFRQKWIERGSLLVGLLGLPFEIDLANDPFFGRGGKIVADSQREQQLKFELLVPVATPDRPTACLSFNYHQDHFGELWHIRQADDQVAHTACVGFGMERTTLALFRHHGLDVEAWPAQVRQLLWGDKASLIEQGLANLGNKA is encoded by the coding sequence ATGAACATGCCGACAGAACAGGCCGCCATGATTTCGGCCGATGAACAAGCACAAACACAAGAGACTCAGGCACCGTACGACAAGTCGGACGTCACCTTGCGCGACCGTCTGATCGAGGCCGGCATTCTGCTCGACACGGGCGAAGACGGTCTGTATGGCCGCAGCGAAGTGTTCGAGGATATCGTCGAGCGTCTGAATCAGGCCATCACGATGCTCGGCGCGGATCAGCATGCGGAAGTGCTGCGCTTTCCGCCCGCAATGCGCCGCCGCGACTTCGAAGACAGCGAGTATCTGAAGAGCTTTCCGAATCTCGCGGGCACGATCCACTCGTTTCAGGGCAACGATCGCGGACATCATCGTCTGCTCGAAGCGCTCGACAAGATCGTGCATATCGGCGAAGAGGAAGAGCGTTCCGACGACTGGATGGATCAGCAGAAGCCCACGCGCCTCGTGCTCACGCCGGCCGCGTGCTATCCGATCTATCCGCTCGTCGCGAAGCGCGGCAAGCTCGCCGAACAAGGCGCGATCTTCGACGCATTCTCGTATTGCTTCCGCCACGAGCCTTCTATCGATCCGGGCCGCATGCAGATGTTCCGCATGCGCGAATACATTCGTGTCGGCAGCCCCGAGCAAGTCATGGACTTCCGCCAGAAGTGGATCGAACGCGGCTCGCTGCTCGTCGGTCTGCTTGGATTGCCATTCGAGATCGATCTCGCGAACGATCCGTTCTTCGGGCGCGGCGGCAAGATCGTCGCCGACAGCCAGCGCGAACAGCAGCTCAAGTTCGAACTGCTCGTGCCCGTTGCGACGCCCGATCGCCCGACCGCGTGTCTGTCGTTCAACTATCACCAGGACCATTTCGGCGAACTCTGGCACATCCGTCAGGCCGACGATCAGGTCGCGCACACGGCATGCGTGGGCTTCGGCATGGAACGCACGACGCTCGCCCTATTCCGTCATCATGGTCTCGATGTCGAAGCGTGGCCCGCGCAAGTGCGCCAGTTGCTGTGGGGCGACAAGGCGTCGCTGATCGAGCAAGGACTCGCCAACCTGGGAAACAAGGCATGA
- a CDS encoding Gfo/Idh/MocA family protein, which translates to MNAVYQLGIVGIGKIARDQHLPAIAAQPGFELVACASRNASVDGVRNYRDIDALLAAEPSLDAVSLCAPPQVRYAQALAALEAGKHVMLEKPPGASVSEVEALYEIARARGVTLFASWHSRAASAVEPARAWLASKEAGAIRSVEVRWKEDVRRWHPGQQWIWEPGGLGVFDPGINALSIVTQIMPHEIALRGATLTTPSDTATPIAAELDCVATNGAPVRAVFDWRHGPVEEWDIDIETDAGRLSMREGGKRLSIAGKEIDVGAEREYPALYERFHELIATQASDVDVRPLRLVADAFLTGRHIETEAFGR; encoded by the coding sequence ATGAACGCGGTTTATCAGCTTGGCATTGTCGGCATCGGCAAGATTGCGCGCGATCAGCATCTGCCCGCTATCGCCGCGCAGCCAGGGTTCGAACTCGTTGCGTGCGCGAGCCGCAATGCGAGTGTGGACGGCGTGCGCAACTATCGGGACATCGACGCGCTGCTCGCGGCAGAGCCATCGCTCGATGCGGTGTCGCTCTGCGCGCCGCCGCAAGTGCGCTATGCGCAGGCGTTGGCGGCGCTCGAGGCAGGCAAGCATGTGATGCTGGAAAAGCCGCCGGGCGCGAGCGTGAGCGAAGTCGAAGCGCTGTATGAAATCGCGCGTGCACGCGGCGTCACGTTGTTTGCGTCGTGGCACTCGCGCGCGGCGAGCGCGGTCGAACCGGCGCGTGCATGGCTCGCGTCGAAGGAAGCGGGCGCGATCCGTTCGGTGGAAGTGCGCTGGAAGGAAGACGTGCGCCGCTGGCATCCGGGGCAACAATGGATCTGGGAGCCGGGCGGTCTCGGCGTGTTCGATCCGGGCATCAACGCGCTGTCGATCGTCACGCAGATCATGCCGCATGAAATCGCGTTGCGTGGGGCCACGCTGACCACGCCGAGCGATACGGCGACGCCGATCGCCGCCGAACTCGATTGCGTCGCGACCAATGGTGCGCCGGTGCGCGCGGTGTTCGACTGGCGTCATGGTCCGGTCGAAGAATGGGATATCGATATCGAAACGGATGCGGGCCGTCTGTCCATGCGTGAAGGCGGCAAGCGCCTTTCGATTGCGGGCAAAGAGATCGATGTCGGCGCGGAGCGTGAATATCCCGCGCTATACGAGCGTTTTCACGAACTCATCGCGACGCAGGCGAGCGATGTCGATGTCCGTCCGCTGCGTCTCGTCGCCGATGCATTCCTGACGGGACGGCACATCGAAACGGAAGCGTTCGGACGCTGA
- a CDS encoding YdcF family protein, which yields MVLVCLLVLFVTLFIVWKRRRVAIFFVAGAVFWLLGSWLAGPLVRLANLGYDAMNDPRFGTRMVIIVLGGGTQYDRHRHLIPMGDSATRIDLAASLYKRCIETEKECVVLVTGGNPQRHTQSEADLYGGLLLDAGVKRSDLILENKSLNTYENARNTEKILRSRQYDTSVLITSSLHMRRALLTFDAFDLHPQPAVAFIRNPKSWWVPHPEGWIDSNSALRELIGIVRFYVWRWIGMY from the coding sequence TTGGTACTGGTCTGCTTGCTGGTCCTGTTCGTGACGTTGTTCATCGTGTGGAAGCGGCGGCGCGTCGCCATTTTTTTCGTCGCGGGCGCCGTGTTCTGGCTGCTCGGAAGCTGGCTCGCGGGCCCGCTCGTGCGTCTGGCGAATCTCGGCTACGACGCGATGAACGATCCCCGCTTCGGCACGCGCATGGTGATCATCGTGCTGGGCGGAGGAACTCAGTACGATCGCCATCGGCACTTAATTCCGATGGGCGATTCGGCGACGCGCATCGACCTCGCGGCGTCGCTCTACAAGCGCTGCATCGAGACGGAAAAGGAATGCGTCGTTCTGGTGACGGGCGGAAATCCCCAGCGTCACACGCAGAGCGAAGCGGATTTGTATGGAGGCTTGCTGCTCGACGCGGGCGTCAAGCGTTCGGATCTGATCCTTGAAAACAAGAGTCTCAACACATACGAAAACGCGCGCAATACGGAGAAGATCCTACGGTCGCGGCAATACGACACTTCGGTGCTGATCACGTCGTCGCTGCATATGCGCCGCGCTTTGCTGACCTTCGATGCATTCGACCTGCATCCGCAACCGGCGGTTGCATTCATACGCAACCCGAAGTCGTGGTGGGTGCCGCATCCCGAAGGATGGATCGATTCGAACAGCGCGCTGCGTGAGCTGATCGGGATCGTGCGGTTTTATGTGTGGCGATGGATCGGGATGTATTGA
- a CDS encoding acyl-CoA dehydrogenase family protein codes for MNAPAQELEAAQLAQSAKPRSESELIEAAKRVGAIAAKHADAVDREARFPAEAVAAMRAERLLSAMIPTAHGGDGLPLTGVARVCEAIAQGCASSAMIYAMHQSQVVCIVDHGVNVQWQRDFLARMVNEQLLLASATSEENIGGNMRTSACAVDLVDNAFHIEKLAPTISYGTYADCILVTARRHPDAPPSDQVLIVAPRDTLTLEPRGTWDTLGMRGTCSEGHRLVARGVAEQILPEPFSKIADESMLPVSHTLWSSVWCGIASDAANRAHQFFRNQARGKPGVLPPSAARLAQVLTLIKMMQARLRESLANVEAASAERAANKTSQRNDDDAPLTASIGINADLNMLKLAISQSAVHVVQETLMICGMAGYKNDTPFSVGRHLRDLHSAPLMISNDRIELNTANLLLAQRAATGTL; via the coding sequence ATGAACGCCCCCGCGCAGGAACTGGAAGCAGCGCAGCTCGCGCAAAGCGCGAAGCCACGCAGCGAAAGCGAACTGATCGAAGCGGCCAAACGTGTCGGCGCGATCGCAGCCAAGCACGCCGATGCAGTGGACCGTGAAGCACGCTTCCCCGCCGAAGCCGTCGCCGCGATGCGCGCAGAACGCCTCCTCTCCGCGATGATCCCTACCGCTCATGGCGGCGACGGTCTTCCGCTCACCGGCGTGGCCCGCGTGTGCGAAGCCATTGCGCAAGGCTGTGCATCTTCCGCGATGATCTATGCGATGCATCAGAGCCAGGTGGTCTGCATCGTGGACCATGGCGTGAACGTGCAGTGGCAGCGCGACTTCCTCGCACGCATGGTGAACGAGCAGTTGTTGCTTGCATCGGCGACGTCGGAAGAAAACATCGGCGGCAACATGCGCACGAGCGCATGCGCGGTCGATCTCGTCGACAACGCGTTCCACATCGAAAAGCTCGCGCCCACCATTTCGTACGGCACGTATGCGGACTGCATTCTCGTGACGGCACGCCGTCATCCGGATGCGCCGCCGTCGGATCAGGTGCTGATCGTCGCGCCGCGCGACACGCTCACGCTGGAGCCGCGCGGCACGTGGGACACGCTCGGCATGCGCGGCACGTGCAGCGAAGGACACCGCCTCGTTGCACGCGGCGTCGCTGAACAGATTCTGCCCGAGCCGTTCTCGAAGATCGCCGATGAAAGCATGTTGCCGGTATCGCATACCTTGTGGTCGTCGGTATGGTGCGGCATTGCAAGCGATGCCGCGAATCGCGCTCATCAGTTCTTCCGCAATCAGGCACGCGGCAAACCGGGCGTGTTGCCGCCATCGGCCGCGCGGCTCGCGCAAGTGCTCACGCTCATCAAGATGATGCAGGCGCGGCTGCGCGAATCGCTCGCCAATGTCGAAGCGGCCAGCGCCGAGCGCGCAGCGAACAAGACGAGTCAGCGCAATGACGACGATGCGCCGCTCACGGCATCGATCGGCATCAATGCGGATCTGAACATGCTCAAGCTCGCGATCTCTCAGTCGGCGGTGCATGTCGTGCAGGAGACGCTGATGATCTGCGGCATGGCGGGCTACAAGAACGACACGCCGTTTAGCGTGGGACGTCATCTGCGCGACCTGCATTCGGCGCCGCTCATGATCAGCAACGACCGCATCGAATTGAACACGGCGAATCTGCTGCTCGCGCAGCGCGCCGCAACGGGAACCCTTTGA
- a CDS encoding excinuclease ABC subunit UvrA — protein sequence MDARKATARPKSNDEAASASRAGFVRVRGAREHNLKNVDVDVPRDALVVFTGVSGSGKSSLAFGTLYAEAQRRYFESVAPYARRLIEQVGVPQVDSIEGLPPAVALQQQRGAPNARSSVGSVTTLSSLVRMLYSRTGSYPPKQPMLYAEDFSPNTVQGACPVCHGLGRVYEVTEKTMVPDDSLTIRERAIAAWPPAWHGQNLRDILVTLGYDVDTPWRDLPKKDRDWILFTEEQPTAPVYAGLTPKETQAALKRGAEPSYQGTFTGARRYILHTFAHTQSALMKKRVSRFMIGSDCPACHGKRLKKEALSVTFAGMDIAEFSRLPMNRLASLLGPIARGEWTALGDAQPTTLTKNARRAATEKRVAAGGSAHKAAPDVRRTPNLSDEKRAAAERIAAELLERLGTLNDLGLGYLSLDRATPTLSSGELQRLRLATQLASQLFGVVYVLDEPSAGLHPADSEALFAALQRLKAAGNSLFVIEHDLNTMRRADWLVDVGPAAGEGGGHVLYSGPPAGLASVESSQTRKHLFAPKKQIERVPREPRGWLRLASITRNNLLGIDAAFPLGAFTTVTGISGSGKSSLVSQALPELVAERLGRALDDTEEDEQDPLLAEAAAPADGRIVEGMETIRRLVRVDQKPIGRTPRSNLATYTGLFDHVRKLFADTPAARKHRYGAGRFSFNVAQGRCPTCEGEGFVSVELLFLPSVYTSCSTCHGSRYNPQTLEIEWQGKNIAQVLDMSVDAACAFFTDEPHVMRALVVLRDIGLGYLRLGQPATELSGGEAQRIKLATELQRAHRGDTLYILDEPTTGLHPADVDRLMSQLQGLVDAGNTVVVVEHDMRVAAHSDWVIDIGPGAGEDGGKIVAAGAPGSVAQHAASRTAPYLNEALQR from the coding sequence ATGGACGCTCGCAAAGCCACCGCCAGACCCAAGTCAAACGATGAGGCCGCATCTGCTTCGAGAGCAGGTTTCGTGCGCGTCCGGGGCGCGCGGGAGCACAACCTGAAAAATGTCGATGTCGACGTTCCGCGGGACGCGCTTGTCGTCTTTACGGGCGTTTCCGGCTCGGGCAAGTCGTCGCTTGCATTCGGCACGCTGTATGCCGAAGCGCAACGCCGCTACTTCGAGTCCGTGGCACCGTATGCGCGGCGGCTCATCGAACAGGTGGGCGTGCCGCAGGTCGATTCGATCGAAGGCCTGCCGCCCGCCGTCGCGCTTCAACAGCAGCGCGGCGCGCCCAACGCGCGTTCGTCGGTTGGCAGCGTCACCACCTTATCGAGTCTCGTGCGCATGCTGTATTCGCGCACGGGCAGCTATCCGCCGAAGCAGCCGATGCTGTACGCGGAAGATTTTTCGCCCAACACGGTTCAGGGCGCGTGTCCCGTTTGTCACGGCCTCGGCCGCGTCTACGAAGTTACCGAAAAAACGATGGTGCCGGACGACTCGCTCACGATTCGCGAGCGCGCCATCGCTGCGTGGCCGCCCGCATGGCACGGGCAAAATCTGCGCGACATCCTCGTGACGCTCGGCTACGACGTCGACACGCCGTGGCGCGATTTGCCGAAGAAAGATCGCGACTGGATCCTCTTCACCGAGGAACAGCCCACCGCGCCCGTTTATGCGGGACTCACGCCGAAGGAGACGCAAGCGGCGCTCAAACGTGGCGCGGAGCCGAGCTATCAGGGCACGTTCACCGGCGCGCGCCGCTACATCCTGCACACGTTCGCACACACGCAAAGCGCCCTCATGAAGAAGCGCGTATCGCGTTTCATGATCGGCAGCGATTGTCCCGCGTGTCATGGCAAGCGCCTCAAGAAGGAAGCGCTGTCGGTGACGTTCGCGGGAATGGACATTGCCGAATTCTCAAGGCTGCCGATGAACCGGCTCGCCAGTTTGCTCGGGCCGATTGCGCGCGGCGAATGGACCGCACTCGGCGACGCGCAACCGACCACGCTCACGAAAAACGCCAGGCGCGCGGCGACGGAGAAACGCGTCGCGGCCGGCGGTTCAGCGCACAAGGCGGCCCCTGACGTCCGCCGCACGCCGAATCTTTCCGATGAAAAGCGCGCCGCCGCCGAGCGCATCGCGGCCGAATTGCTGGAGCGGCTCGGCACGCTGAACGATCTCGGCCTCGGCTATCTGTCGCTCGATCGCGCAACGCCGACGCTCTCGTCCGGAGAATTGCAGCGGTTGCGGCTCGCGACGCAACTCGCATCGCAACTTTTCGGCGTCGTGTATGTGCTCGACGAACCTTCCGCCGGCCTGCATCCCGCCGACAGCGAAGCGCTCTTCGCCGCGTTGCAGCGCCTCAAGGCAGCGGGCAATTCGTTGTTTGTCATCGAGCACGATCTGAACACGATGCGTCGCGCCGACTGGCTCGTCGATGTCGGTCCGGCCGCGGGCGAAGGCGGTGGTCACGTGCTGTATAGCGGACCGCCCGCGGGGCTTGCATCGGTCGAAAGCTCGCAGACGCGCAAGCATTTGTTCGCACCGAAGAAGCAGATCGAGCGCGTGCCGCGTGAACCGCGCGGATGGCTGCGGCTCGCGAGCATCACGCGTAACAATCTGCTCGGCATCGACGCCGCGTTTCCGCTCGGCGCGTTCACTACAGTCACGGGCATCTCGGGATCGGGCAAATCGAGCCTCGTGAGCCAGGCGCTGCCCGAACTGGTCGCGGAACGCCTCGGCCGGGCCCTGGACGATACCGAAGAAGACGAGCAAGACCCGCTTCTTGCAGAAGCCGCTGCGCCCGCGGATGGACGCATCGTCGAAGGCATGGAGACGATCCGTCGTCTCGTGCGTGTCGATCAAAAGCCGATCGGCCGCACGCCGCGTTCGAACCTCGCAACCTACACCGGCCTCTTCGATCACGTGCGCAAGCTCTTCGCGGATACGCCCGCGGCGCGCAAGCATCGCTATGGCGCGGGACGCTTTTCGTTCAACGTCGCGCAAGGACGCTGCCCCACGTGCGAAGGCGAAGGCTTCGTAAGCGTCGAATTGCTCTTTCTGCCGAGCGTCTACACATCATGTTCGACGTGCCACGGCTCGCGCTACAACCCGCAGACGCTCGAGATCGAATGGCAGGGAAAGAACATTGCGCAAGTGCTCGACATGAGTGTCGATGCCGCGTGCGCGTTCTTTACCGATGAGCCGCACGTGATGCGCGCGCTCGTCGTGCTGCGCGATATCGGCCTCGGTTATCTGCGGCTCGGCCAGCCTGCGACGGAACTCTCCGGCGGCGAAGCGCAACGCATCAAGCTCGCGACGGAACTGCAGCGCGCGCATCGCGGCGACACGCTCTATATCCTCGACGAACCGACGACAGGCCTTCATCCCGCCGACGTGGATCGTCTGATGTCGCAGCTACAGGGACTCGTCGATGCGGGCAATACGGTGGTTGTCGTCGAACACGACATGCGTGTGGCGGCGCATTCGGACTGGGTCATCGATATCGGGCCGGGCGCGGGTGAGGACGGCGGCAAGATCGTCGCGGCGGGTGCGCCGGGCAGCGTGGCACAACATGCCGCGAGTCGAACAGCGCCTTATCTGAACGAAGCGCTGCAACGTTGA
- a CDS encoding acyl carrier protein has product MKTELRRILAESARLDVSIDTLSDSDDLYAAGLSSLATVHVMLAIEDEFGIEIPDRMLTRRLFSSVDSLAAAVDELRRSQAAA; this is encoded by the coding sequence ATGAAAACTGAATTGCGCCGCATCCTCGCCGAGTCTGCTCGGCTCGACGTGTCCATCGACACGCTCTCCGACAGCGACGATCTCTACGCCGCCGGTCTCTCCTCGCTTGCCACGGTTCATGTGATGCTCGCGATCGAAGACGAGTTCGGCATCGAGATTCCAGATCGCATGCTCACGCGCCGGCTCTTTTCGAGCGTCGATTCGCTCGCGGCTGCCGTGGACGAACTGCGTCGGTCGCAGGCCGCAGCATGA
- a CDS encoding DUF1839 family protein: MNARSPSDAVTDTSTPADDESRRHALHREERVWLETNCYVDLWIELLHHYGCDPHAALNFTVTQAFEGDQFTFPKFSLDDIARLYGLQAQELAIYDTLEAHVREQTSRGQMVVVEVDSFWLPDTRATAYRQTHTKTTIAIDVIDTQAKRITYFHNAGYFSLSGEDYDGIFRLTPGLASDVQALFPYVEFVKRARSSLEGDALVQRSVDLLALRLVDRPATNPVAQWRAAFPEHLRALLERDPAYYHLYTFNVMRQLGSNFELLSKYLGWLNRNGVEVASEIQTSAQAVASEAMVMQFRLARARMRSRVDTCEDCLDSMQTSYDKVIEPLAARFL, encoded by the coding sequence ATGAATGCGCGCTCGCCGTCCGATGCCGTGACGGACACGTCCACGCCCGCTGACGACGAATCCCGCCGGCACGCGCTGCATCGCGAAGAGCGCGTGTGGCTGGAGACCAACTGCTACGTCGATCTGTGGATCGAGCTGCTGCATCACTACGGCTGCGATCCGCACGCGGCGCTGAACTTCACGGTGACGCAGGCCTTCGAGGGCGATCAGTTCACGTTCCCGAAGTTCTCGCTCGACGATATCGCGCGGCTCTACGGCCTGCAGGCGCAAGAGCTCGCGATCTACGACACGCTCGAAGCGCACGTGCGCGAGCAGACGAGCCGCGGGCAGATGGTGGTCGTCGAAGTGGACTCGTTCTGGCTGCCCGATACGCGCGCCACCGCATACCGGCAGACGCATACGAAGACGACCATCGCCATCGATGTCATCGACACGCAGGCAAAGCGCATCACGTACTTTCATAACGCGGGCTACTTCTCGCTGTCCGGCGAGGATTACGACGGCATCTTCCGTCTCACGCCCGGTCTCGCGAGCGACGTGCAGGCACTGTTCCCCTATGTCGAGTTCGTGAAGCGCGCACGTTCATCGCTAGAAGGCGATGCGCTCGTGCAACGCTCGGTCGACCTGCTCGCATTGCGGCTCGTGGATCGTCCCGCGACGAATCCGGTTGCGCAATGGCGCGCGGCATTTCCCGAGCACTTGCGCGCGCTGCTCGAACGCGACCCCGCGTACTATCACCTCTACACGTTCAACGTGATGCGTCAGCTCGGCTCGAACTTCGAGTTGCTGTCGAAGTATCTCGGATGGCTGAACCGAAACGGCGTGGAAGTCGCGAGCGAGATTCAAACGAGCGCACAGGCCGTTGCAAGCGAAGCGATGGTCATGCAGTTCCGGCTCGCGCGCGCCCGTATGCGCTCACGCGTCGATACGTGCGAGGACTGCCTCGACTCGATGCAAACGTCGTACGACAAGGTCATCGAGCCGCTCGCCGCGCGCTTTCTTTGA
- a CDS encoding glycosyl hydrolase 2 galactose-binding domain-containing protein, producing MHVSLAHAPRRLAEGWQCVSTPAGSCATPASLDAFTQWLDAPVPGTIASALRAHGVGDEALAQPFAHADHWYRVKLNGIDKRRLRFNGLATIAEVWLDDRKLLDSDSMFVAHDVDVDLHGEHTLHLCFRSIAPALAAKRGRARWRPKLAQPATLRNVRTTLLGHMSGWCPAIQPAGPWRAVELIGESRECIDEIDMRTRVDGRDGILDVTVRFFHAQESAPVEIECGETKGALQWQDAHTLTGQLRIADVRMWYPHTHGEPSRYAVKLGDITLGEIGFRTIEVDRGAENAGFQLVVNGVPVFARGACWTSADIVSLDAPREKLESLFALIRDAGFNIIRVSGITLYESDTFYELADRYGVLVWQDFAFANFDYPDDEAFRRSVQREAAQFLARTRRFASLAVLCGGSEVHQQAAMLGLPFDAYQQRLFTELFPGAIAAARPDVAYVVNSPSAAPGDTVSMPFGTQGGITHYYGVPAYQRSFDDVRRAQVRFASECLAFANVPDDVALRALPNARAHEPRWKAGVPRDPGSAWDFDDVREYYLQSLYRLDVPRLRYEDPERYLTLSRAVVADVIAAVFSEWRRAGSTCAGGIVWNLLDVRPGAGWGVIDVLGAPKSALHGLARVLQPVQALVLDEGLNGLDVHLVNESAREIRARVELTCLREGAVKVAGGASDVVLAPRSVQRVSSNALLGAFFDITYAYRFGPPAHDATHVVLRDADTGDVLSEAFHFPDPSIGERRDIGLSVAVEKQDDEWSLVIETQQLARWVHVVDPNYHARIDWFHLAPGSQRRIPLVARHANESSAPEGDVCAINALRSAPYRAS from the coding sequence ATGCACGTTTCGCTCGCGCACGCGCCGCGCCGTCTTGCCGAAGGCTGGCAATGCGTGAGCACGCCCGCGGGTTCATGCGCGACGCCCGCTTCGCTCGATGCGTTCACGCAATGGCTCGACGCACCCGTGCCGGGCACGATCGCATCGGCGTTACGCGCACATGGCGTCGGCGATGAAGCGCTCGCACAGCCGTTCGCGCATGCGGATCACTGGTATCGCGTGAAGCTGAACGGCATCGACAAGCGGCGTCTGCGCTTTAACGGACTTGCGACCATCGCCGAAGTATGGCTCGACGATCGCAAGCTGCTCGATTCGGATTCGATGTTCGTCGCGCACGATGTCGATGTCGATCTGCATGGCGAGCACACGCTGCATTTGTGTTTTCGTTCGATCGCACCGGCGCTTGCCGCGAAGCGTGGACGCGCGCGTTGGCGTCCCAAACTTGCGCAACCGGCGACATTGCGCAACGTGCGCACGACGCTGCTCGGCCACATGTCCGGCTGGTGTCCCGCGATTCAGCCGGCCGGACCGTGGCGCGCGGTTGAACTGATCGGCGAGTCGCGCGAGTGTATCGACGAGATCGACATGCGCACACGCGTCGATGGCCGTGACGGCATTCTCGATGTCACCGTGCGCTTCTTTCATGCGCAGGAAAGCGCGCCGGTCGAGATCGAATGCGGTGAAACGAAAGGCGCGCTGCAATGGCAAGACGCGCACACGCTGACGGGCCAGCTTCGCATTGCCGATGTGCGCATGTGGTATCCGCATACGCATGGCGAGCCGTCGCGTTATGCGGTCAAGCTCGGCGATATCACGCTCGGCGAAATCGGCTTTCGCACGATCGAAGTCGATCGCGGCGCGGAGAACGCAGGCTTTCAACTCGTCGTGAACGGCGTGCCCGTTTTCGCGCGAGGCGCATGCTGGACCTCGGCGGATATCGTGTCGCTCGATGCGCCGCGCGAGAAACTCGAAAGCCTCTTCGCGCTGATCCGCGATGCGGGCTTCAATATCATTCGCGTGAGCGGCATCACGCTCTATGAATCGGATACCTTCTACGAACTCGCGGATCGTTACGGCGTGCTCGTCTGGCAGGACTTCGCCTTCGCGAACTTCGATTATCCCGACGACGAAGCCTTCAGACGCAGCGTGCAACGCGAAGCCGCACAGTTTCTCGCGCGCACGCGGCGCTTTGCATCGCTTGCCGTGTTGTGCGGCGGAAGCGAAGTGCATCAACAAGCGGCGATGCTCGGACTTCCCTTCGACGCCTATCAGCAGCGCCTCTTCACCGAACTGTTTCCGGGCGCGATCGCCGCTGCGCGGCCGGACGTCGCGTATGTCGTGAACTCGCCGAGCGCGGCGCCGGGCGATACTGTCTCGATGCCCTTCGGCACGCAAGGCGGCATTACGCATTACTACGGCGTGCCCGCGTATCAACGCTCGTTCGACGATGTACGCCGCGCGCAAGTGCGCTTCGCATCCGAGTGCCTGGCCTTCGCCAACGTCCCCGACGATGTCGCATTGCGCGCGCTGCCGAACGCGCGCGCACACGAACCGCGCTGGAAAGCCGGCGTGCCGCGCGATCCCGGCTCGGCGTGGGACTTCGACGACGTGCGCGAATACTATCTGCAATCGCTTTATCGTCTCGATGTGCCGCGTCTGCGCTATGAAGATCCCGAGCGTTATCTCACGCTATCGCGCGCCGTCGTCGCCGATGTGATCGCCGCCGTGTTCTCCGAATGGCGGCGCGCTGGCTCGACATGCGCGGGCGGCATCGTATGGAATCTGCTCGACGTGCGTCCGGGCGCGGGCTGGGGCGTGATCGACGTGCTCGGCGCACCGAAGAGCGCGCTGCATGGACTCGCGCGCGTGCTTCAGCCCGTGCAGGCGCTGGTCCTCGATGAAGGCTTGAACGGTCTCGACGTGCATCTCGTCAACGAGAGCGCGCGTGAGATTCGCGCGCGCGTCGAATTGACTTGTCTGCGCGAAGGCGCGGTGAAGGTCGCGGGCGGCGCGAGCGATGTCGTGCTGGCGCCGCGCAGCGTGCAACGCGTGTCGTCGAATGCGCTGCTCGGCGCGTTCTTCGATATCACGTATGCGTATCGCTTCGGCCCGCCCGCACATGATGCGACGCATGTTGTCCTGCGCGATGCCGATACCGGCGACGTGCTGTCCGAAGCGTTTCATTTCCCCGATCCGTCTATCGGCGAACGGCGCGATATCGGCCTGAGCGTGGCCGTCGAGAAGCAGGACGATGAATGGAGTCTCGTCATCGAAACGCAGCAGCTTGCGCGCTGGGTGCATGTCGTCGATCCGAACTATCACGCTCGCATCGACTGGTTTCATCTCGCGCCGGGTAGCCAGCGACGTATTCCGCTCGTCGCGCGGCATGCCAACGAAAGCAGCGCGCCCGAGGGTGACGTTTGCGCGATCAACGCATTGCGCAGCGCGCCGTATCGCGCATCGTAG